One region of Kazachstania africana CBS 2517 chromosome 3, complete genome genomic DNA includes:
- the KAFR0C00770 gene encoding uncharacterized protein (similar to Saccharomyces cerevisiae HTB2 (YBL002W); ancestral locus Anc_3.207) translates to MSAKAEKKPASKAPAEKKPAAKKTATGVEGKKRTKARKETYSSYIYKVLKQTHPDTGISQKSMSILNSFVNDIFERIATEASKLAAYNKKSTISAREIQTAVRLILPGELAKHAVSEGTRAVTKYSSSTQA, encoded by the coding sequence ATGTCTGCCAAAGCTGAAAAGAAACCTGCTTCCAAAGCCCCTGCTGAAAAGAAACCAGCCGCCAAGAAGACCGCTACTGGTGTCGAAGGTAAGAAGAGAACTAAGGCTAGAAAGGAAACTTACTCTTCATACATCTACAAAGTTTTAAAGCAAACTCATCCAGATACCGGTATTTCACAAAAGTCCATGTCTATCTTAAACTCTTTTGTTAACgatatctttgaaagaattgcTACTGAAGCCTCCAAATTAGCTGCTTACAACAAGAAATCTACTATCTCTGCTAGAGAAATTCAAACCGCCGTTAGATTAATCTTACCAGGTGAATTAGCTAAGCACGCTGTTTCTGAAGGTACCAGAGCTGTCActaaatattcttcttccacCCAAGCTTAA
- the KAFR0C00780 gene encoding histone H2A (similar to Saccharomyces cerevisiae HTA2 (YBL003C); ancestral locus Anc_3.208), with amino-acid sequence MSGGKGGKAGSAAKASQSRSAKAGLTFPVGRVHRLLRRGNYAQRIGSGAPVYLTAVLEYLAAEILELAGNAARDNKKTRIIPRHLQLAIRNDDELNKLLGNVTIAQGGVLPNIHQNLLPKKSAKPGKASQEL; translated from the coding sequence atgtcCGGTGGTAAAGGTGGTAAAGCTGGTTCAGCTGCTAAAGCTTCTCAATCTAGATCTGCTAAGGCTGGTTTAACTTTCCCAGTCGGTAGAGTTCACAGATTATTAAGAAGAGGTAACTACGCCCAAAGAATTGGTTCTGGTGCTCCAGTCTACTTAACTGCTGTCTTAGAATATTTAGCCGctgaaattttagaattGGCTGGTAACGCTGCTAGAGATAACAAGAAGACTAGAATTATCCCAAGACATTTACAATTAGCCATCAGAAATGATGACgaattaaacaaattgTTAGGTAACGTCACTATTGCTCAAGGTGGTGTCTTACCAAACATTCACCAAAACTTATTACCAAAGAAATCTGCTAAACCAGGTAAAGCATCTCAAGaattataa